Proteins from a genomic interval of Streptomyces sp. NBC_00820:
- a CDS encoding PAS domain-containing protein — MSASRRSGTTDERGPEEEPGRGRPQRSDGPEESGGSDLLAALLDGMDAALCAFDAGGVVTHWNREAERILGWSAAEAVGRRGFAGWAVRSADAEEVQARLMAAMHATGRQVHEFALVTKDGGRVLVRTQSAAVRGPDGEPAGLYCAFSEVHAQIDLERSIALSEALFEDAAWGVVLVDADLRPAVVNAYAARALGSGRTSALGRPLGELLAQGVEELESALTHVLAEGAPPAPAEMWVTVRTPEGEQRRCWRSGFLRLASPLAEEPVPLGVGWLFQDVTEAKQGEQEASLLRFRTNQLHRAARAAAECEDPLEAAVVHLDFALAGFADHAVLDRLADPPRAEGDDTAPVRLVRLAATPAGAPGPSALTGAAGLPLRYGTGHPALQCVERTGTVRATADSLPAERAREWAPARQWPPDAVHALCAVLRSRGRTLGVVTFLRGPGRSRFERADAAYAEDVAVRIAASLDLAGAVRERPVEKPGEKAGEKAGGKPGE, encoded by the coding sequence GTGAGTGCTTCCCGGCGCAGTGGGACCACCGATGAGCGGGGGCCGGAGGAAGAGCCCGGGCGCGGCCGCCCGCAGCGCTCCGACGGCCCCGAGGAGTCCGGCGGTTCCGACCTGCTCGCCGCCCTGCTGGACGGCATGGACGCGGCGCTGTGCGCGTTCGACGCCGGCGGTGTGGTGACGCACTGGAACCGCGAGGCGGAACGCATCCTGGGCTGGAGCGCGGCCGAGGCGGTCGGGCGGCGCGGCTTCGCCGGCTGGGCGGTGCGCAGCGCGGACGCCGAGGAGGTCCAGGCGCGGCTGATGGCGGCCATGCACGCGACCGGCCGTCAGGTGCACGAGTTCGCGCTCGTCACCAAGGACGGCGGCCGTGTCCTCGTGCGGACCCAGTCCGCCGCCGTACGGGGCCCCGACGGGGAACCGGCGGGGCTGTACTGCGCCTTCAGCGAGGTGCACGCGCAGATCGACCTGGAACGGTCGATCGCGCTGAGCGAGGCCCTGTTCGAGGACGCGGCCTGGGGCGTCGTGCTCGTGGACGCCGATCTGCGGCCCGCCGTCGTCAACGCCTACGCCGCGCGGGCCCTGGGCAGCGGCCGTACCTCCGCGCTCGGCCGGCCGCTCGGCGAACTGCTCGCGCAGGGCGTGGAGGAGCTGGAGAGCGCGCTCACCCACGTGCTGGCCGAGGGGGCGCCGCCCGCGCCCGCCGAGATGTGGGTGACCGTGCGCACACCGGAGGGCGAACAGCGGCGCTGCTGGCGCAGTGGCTTCCTGCGGCTGGCCTCGCCGCTCGCCGAGGAGCCCGTGCCGCTCGGCGTCGGCTGGCTCTTCCAGGACGTCACCGAGGCCAAGCAGGGCGAGCAGGAGGCGTCCCTGCTGCGCTTCCGCACCAACCAGCTGCACCGCGCGGCCCGCGCCGCCGCCGAGTGCGAGGACCCGCTGGAAGCGGCCGTCGTCCACCTCGACTTCGCCCTCGCCGGCTTCGCCGACCACGCCGTCCTCGACCGCCTGGCCGACCCTCCGCGCGCGGAGGGCGACGACACGGCCCCGGTACGGCTGGTGCGGCTTGCCGCCACCCCGGCGGGCGCGCCCGGCCCCAGCGCGCTCACCGGTGCCGCCGGGCTGCCCCTGCGCTACGGCACGGGCCATCCGGCGCTGCAGTGCGTCGAGCGGACCGGCACCGTGCGCGCCACCGCCGACTCCCTCCCGGCCGAGCGGGCACGGGAGTGGGCGCCGGCCCGCCAGTGGCCGCCCGACGCGGTGCACGCCCTGTGCGCGGTGCTGCGCAGCCGGGGCCGGACGCTGGGTGTGGTCACCTTCCTGCGCGGGCCCGGCCGCAGCCGCTTCGAGCGCGCCGACGCGGCCTACGCGGAGGACGTGGCCGTACGCATCGCGGCGTCCCTGGACCTGGCGGGGGCGGTGCGGGAGCGGCCGGTGGAGAAGCCGGGAGAGAAGGCAGGGGAGAAGGCAGGGGGGAAGCCGGGGGAGTAG
- the pdxH gene encoding pyridoxamine 5'-phosphate oxidase, with the protein MTDRDPILDPAIDPAAMRKQYRAAGLDEKGLATHPMDQFAGWFEDAARAALHGTLYEPNAMVVSTADAAGRPSSRTVLMKGFDTDGFVFYTNYDSRKAAELSVNPYVSLLFPWHPIARQVIVSGVARRTGRDETAAYFRSRPHGSRLGAWASAQSSVIGSREELEEAYAGLAARYPEGEEVPVPPHWGGYRVAPEAVEFWQGRENRLHDRLRYTARPDGSWHAERLSP; encoded by the coding sequence GTGACCGATCGCGATCCCATCCTCGACCCGGCCATCGACCCCGCCGCCATGCGCAAGCAGTACCGGGCCGCGGGACTCGACGAGAAGGGCCTCGCCACGCACCCGATGGACCAGTTCGCGGGCTGGTTCGAGGACGCCGCCCGCGCGGCCCTGCACGGCACGCTCTACGAGCCCAACGCGATGGTCGTCTCCACCGCCGACGCGGCCGGCCGCCCCAGCTCCCGCACGGTCCTGATGAAGGGGTTCGACACCGACGGGTTCGTCTTCTACACCAACTACGACTCCCGCAAGGCGGCCGAACTGTCCGTCAACCCCTACGTCTCCCTGCTCTTCCCCTGGCATCCGATCGCCCGTCAGGTCATCGTCTCCGGCGTCGCCCGCCGTACCGGCCGCGACGAGACGGCCGCCTACTTCCGCAGCCGCCCGCACGGCTCCCGGCTCGGCGCCTGGGCCAGCGCCCAGTCCTCGGTGATCGGCTCCCGCGAGGAGCTGGAGGAGGCCTACGCCGGGCTCGCCGCCCGCTACCCCGAGGGCGAGGAGGTCCCGGTCCCGCCGCACTGGGGCGGCTACCGCGTCGCCCCCGAGGCGGTCGAGTTCTGGCAGGGCCGCGAGAACCGCCTGCACGACCGACTGCGCTACACGGCCCGCCCGGACGGCTCCTGGCACGCCGAACGCCTCAGCCCCTGA
- a CDS encoding 4-coumarate--CoA ligase family protein — MFRSAYADVPPIELPIHEVVLGRAAGFGDLPALIDGTDGTTLTYRQLDRFHRRLAAALAEAGLRKGDVLALHSPNSIAFPTVFYAATRAGACVTTAHPLATPEEFAGQLRDSGARWIVTVSPLLDSARRASELAGGVREIIVCDGAPGHRSLPDLLASTAPEPQVDIDPAEDTAALPYSSGTTGTPKGVMLTHRQIATNLAQLEPCVPSGPGVRVLAVLPLFHIYGLTALMNAPLRQGATVVVLPRFDLETFLAAIETHRITDLYVAPPIVLALAKHPAVARYDLSSLKHVISAAAPLDAALAAACAERLGLPPIGQAYGMTELSPGTHVVPLDALGEAPAGTVGRLIAGTEMRIVALDDPGKDLGCGEPGEILIRGPQVMKGYLGRPDATAAMIDADGWLHTGDVGHADADGWLYVVDRVKELIKYKGFQVAPAELEALLLTHPGIADAAVVGSYNEDGNEVPHAFVVRQPAAAGLSENEIMLYVAERVAPYKRVRRITFTDTVPRAASGKILRRQLREQA, encoded by the coding sequence GTGTTCCGCAGTGCGTACGCAGACGTTCCGCCCATAGAACTCCCCATCCATGAGGTCGTGCTGGGCCGCGCCGCCGGGTTCGGCGACCTGCCCGCCCTCATCGACGGCACGGACGGCACCACCCTCACGTACAGGCAACTGGACCGGTTCCACCGGCGGCTGGCCGCAGCGCTCGCCGAGGCCGGACTGCGCAAGGGCGACGTACTCGCCCTGCACAGCCCCAACTCGATAGCCTTCCCGACCGTGTTCTACGCGGCCACGCGCGCGGGCGCCTGCGTCACCACCGCGCACCCGCTCGCCACGCCGGAGGAGTTCGCGGGGCAGCTCCGCGACAGCGGCGCCCGCTGGATCGTCACCGTCTCCCCGCTGCTGGACTCGGCCCGCCGGGCGTCCGAACTCGCGGGCGGAGTACGGGAGATCATCGTGTGCGACGGCGCCCCCGGACACCGCTCCCTGCCCGACCTGCTCGCCTCCACCGCGCCCGAACCCCAGGTGGACATCGACCCGGCCGAGGACACGGCCGCGCTGCCGTACTCCTCCGGAACCACCGGCACCCCCAAGGGCGTGATGCTCACCCACCGGCAGATCGCCACCAACCTCGCCCAGCTCGAACCCTGCGTCCCCTCCGGACCCGGCGTCCGCGTCCTGGCCGTTCTGCCGCTCTTCCACATCTACGGCCTCACCGCCCTGATGAACGCGCCCCTGCGGCAGGGCGCCACGGTGGTCGTCCTGCCCCGCTTCGACCTGGAGACCTTCCTCGCGGCCATCGAGACCCACCGCATCACCGACCTGTACGTCGCCCCGCCGATCGTCCTCGCCCTCGCCAAGCACCCCGCGGTCGCCCGCTACGACCTCTCGTCCCTCAAGCACGTCATCAGCGCCGCCGCACCCCTGGACGCCGCCCTCGCCGCCGCCTGCGCCGAGCGGCTCGGCCTGCCCCCGATCGGCCAGGCCTACGGCATGACGGAACTCTCGCCCGGCACCCACGTCGTACCGCTCGACGCCCTGGGCGAGGCACCCGCCGGCACGGTCGGCAGGCTCATCGCCGGCACCGAGATGCGGATCGTCGCCCTGGACGACCCCGGCAAGGACCTCGGATGCGGCGAACCGGGCGAGATCCTGATCCGGGGCCCGCAGGTCATGAAGGGCTACCTCGGCCGCCCCGACGCCACCGCCGCGATGATCGACGCCGACGGCTGGCTGCACACCGGCGACGTCGGCCATGCCGACGCCGACGGCTGGCTGTACGTCGTCGACCGGGTCAAGGAGCTGATCAAGTACAAGGGGTTCCAGGTGGCCCCCGCCGAACTGGAGGCCCTGCTGCTCACCCACCCCGGCATCGCCGACGCCGCCGTGGTCGGCTCCTACAACGAGGACGGCAACGAGGTCCCGCACGCCTTCGTCGTCCGCCAGCCGGCCGCCGCCGGCCTGAGCGAGAACGAGATCATGCTCTACGTCGCCGAGCGCGTCGCCCCCTACAAACGCGTCCGCCGGATCACCTTCACCGACACCGTCCCCCGCGCGGCCTCCGGCAAGATCCTGCGCCGGCAGCTCAGGGAGCAGGCATGA
- a CDS encoding enoyl-CoA hydratase family protein, translated as MTPPIGRTRTRAVETLSLDSADTRNALSASLVAGLAEALADCAKDPGVRAVVLTHTGTTFCAGADLRDPPRPEVLVDLLRQIVELPKPVVARVTGHVRAGGLGLLAACDVAAASAAATFAFTEVRIGVAPAVISLPLLPRTDPRALARYYLTGERFGPAEAVHLGLLTVTGEDVDEALAPVLDGLRRSAPEALAETKRLLTARVLETFDRDAADLAALSARLFSTPHAREGMTAFLERRDAAWVV; from the coding sequence GTGACCCCCCCGATCGGACGCACGCGCACGCGTGCCGTCGAGACCCTCAGCCTCGACTCCGCCGACACCCGCAACGCCCTCTCGGCCTCCCTCGTCGCCGGCCTCGCCGAGGCACTGGCCGACTGCGCGAAGGACCCCGGTGTCCGCGCCGTCGTCCTCACCCACACCGGCACCACCTTCTGCGCCGGCGCCGACCTGCGCGACCCGCCCCGGCCGGAGGTCCTGGTGGACCTGCTGCGGCAGATCGTCGAGCTGCCCAAGCCCGTCGTCGCCCGGGTCACCGGACACGTCCGCGCCGGCGGCCTCGGCCTCCTCGCCGCCTGTGACGTCGCCGCCGCCTCCGCCGCGGCCACCTTCGCCTTCACCGAGGTCCGCATCGGAGTCGCCCCCGCGGTGATCTCCCTGCCGCTGCTCCCGCGCACCGACCCGCGCGCCCTGGCCCGGTACTACCTCACCGGTGAGCGCTTCGGCCCCGCCGAGGCCGTGCACCTCGGCCTGCTCACCGTCACCGGCGAGGACGTCGACGAGGCGCTCGCCCCCGTCCTGGACGGGCTGCGCCGCTCCGCCCCCGAAGCCCTGGCCGAGACGAAGCGGCTGCTCACGGCTAGGGTGCTGGAGACATTCGACCGGGACGCGGCGGACCTGGCCGCGCTCTCGGCCCGGCTGTTCTCCACTCCGCATGCCCGGGAGGGGATGACGGCCTTCCTGGAGCGACGGGACGCGGCATGGGTGGTGTGA
- a CDS encoding isopenicillin N synthase family dioxygenase, producing the protein MTTPSHTERTSSHTEPTSSHTEPAPSYDQLPIIDLSAADRGPQARALLHAQLHSAAHDVGFFQLVGHGVTQQETDALVTAMRAFFELPEADRLALDNVNSPHFRGYTRTGDERTAGARDWRDQLDIGAERPARAPGRGEPPYWWLEGPNQWPAALPELRAAALAWIDKLSAVAQRLLRELLTAIGAPAGFYDQLFGDRAYPHLKLVRYPGSAGDGTSQGVGVHKDYGFLTLLLQDTVGGLQVLREDGLFHDVPPMEGAFVVNLGELLEVATNGYLVATSHRVVSPAGATERFSVPFFYNPRLDAKVAPLPFPHASTAPGITTDPANPLFAEYGYNELKGKLRAHPLVAERHHADLLTPA; encoded by the coding sequence ATGACGACCCCGTCGCACACCGAGCGGACCTCGTCGCACACAGAGCCGACCTCGTCGCACACCGAGCCGGCCCCGTCGTACGACCAGCTCCCGATCATCGACCTGTCGGCCGCCGACCGTGGTCCCCAGGCCCGTGCCCTGCTCCACGCCCAGCTGCACAGCGCCGCCCACGACGTCGGCTTCTTCCAGCTCGTGGGGCACGGGGTGACCCAGCAGGAGACGGACGCCCTGGTCACCGCGATGCGGGCCTTCTTCGAGCTGCCCGAGGCCGACCGCCTCGCCCTCGACAACGTCAACTCCCCCCATTTCCGCGGCTACACGCGCACCGGCGACGAGCGCACCGCCGGTGCCCGCGACTGGCGCGACCAGCTCGACATAGGTGCCGAGCGCCCCGCCCGCGCCCCCGGCCGGGGCGAGCCGCCGTACTGGTGGCTGGAGGGCCCCAACCAGTGGCCCGCCGCCCTCCCCGAGCTGCGCGCCGCCGCCCTCGCCTGGATCGACAAGCTCAGCGCCGTCGCCCAGCGCCTCCTGCGCGAGCTGCTCACCGCGATCGGCGCGCCCGCAGGTTTCTACGACCAGCTCTTCGGCGACCGCGCCTACCCGCACCTCAAGCTCGTCCGCTACCCCGGCAGCGCGGGCGACGGCACCAGCCAGGGCGTCGGCGTCCACAAGGACTACGGCTTCCTCACCCTGCTCCTGCAGGACACCGTCGGCGGCCTCCAAGTCCTGCGCGAGGACGGCCTGTTCCACGACGTGCCGCCCATGGAGGGCGCCTTCGTGGTCAACCTCGGCGAGCTGCTGGAGGTCGCGACCAACGGCTACCTGGTGGCGACCAGCCACCGCGTCGTGAGCCCGGCCGGAGCCACCGAACGGTTCTCCGTCCCCTTCTTCTACAACCCCCGCCTGGACGCCAAGGTCGCCCCGCTGCCCTTCCCGCACGCCTCCACCGCGCCCGGCATCACCACCGACCCGGCCAACCCGCTCTTCGCCGAGTACGGCTACAACGAACTGAAGGGCAAGCTGAGGGCGCACCCGCTGGTGGCGGAGCGCCACCACGCGGACCTGCTGACGCCGGCCTGA
- a CDS encoding alpha/beta fold hydrolase — translation MARRIDVTGTGGVRLAAWEFADPPKTEAESGTPGVLLLHGLMGRASHWASTARWLAERHRALALDQRGHGRSDKLPEAAYTREAYVEDAEAALEQLGLAPAVLVGHAMGALTAWQLAAKRPDLVRGLVICDMRASALGAASQREWADWFRSWPVPFATLADVRKWFGEDDPWVERPSPARGEFYAEVMHEGADGWRPVFEPEQMLRTRESWVYDAHWEELAQVRCPALVVRGLDGELGRAEAQEMVRVLPRGAYAEVAEAGHLLHYDLPGAWRVAVEPFLESVLGG, via the coding sequence ATGGCACGGCGTATCGACGTGACGGGAACGGGCGGGGTGCGCCTTGCCGCCTGGGAGTTCGCGGACCCTCCCAAGACGGAGGCGGAGTCCGGCACCCCGGGCGTGCTGCTGCTCCACGGACTGATGGGACGCGCCTCCCACTGGGCGTCCACCGCCCGCTGGCTCGCCGAGCGGCACCGCGCCCTCGCGCTCGACCAGCGCGGCCACGGCCGGAGCGACAAGCTCCCGGAGGCCGCCTACACCCGCGAGGCCTACGTCGAGGACGCCGAGGCCGCCCTCGAACAGCTCGGTCTCGCCCCCGCCGTCCTCGTCGGCCACGCCATGGGCGCCCTGACGGCCTGGCAGCTCGCCGCGAAGCGCCCCGACCTGGTGCGTGGCCTGGTCATCTGCGACATGCGGGCTTCCGCGCTGGGCGCGGCCTCACAGCGGGAGTGGGCCGACTGGTTCCGCTCCTGGCCCGTTCCCTTCGCCACCCTCGCCGACGTCCGCAAGTGGTTCGGCGAGGACGATCCGTGGGTGGAGCGTCCGAGTCCCGCCCGGGGCGAGTTCTACGCCGAGGTCATGCACGAGGGTGCCGACGGCTGGCGGCCGGTCTTCGAGCCCGAGCAGATGCTGCGGACGCGGGAGAGCTGGGTGTACGACGCGCACTGGGAGGAGCTGGCGCAGGTGCGGTGCCCCGCCCTTGTCGTGCGGGGCCTCGACGGTGAGCTGGGGCGGGCGGAGGCGCAGGAGATGGTGCGGGTGCTGCCTCGTGGGGCGTATGCGGAGGTGGCTGAGGCGGGGCATCTTCTGCACTATGACCTGCCGGGGGCTTGGCGGGTGGCTGTTGAGCCGTTTCTGGAGTCCGTGCTGGGTGGGTGA
- a CDS encoding GNAT family N-acetyltransferase: MTELRILPVAGEAMLEQWRYVHNVIVPPAAMSAEDARERAGRYRLENAYLGEDLVGCSTVRPPAGEDAAATVIARVLPGFRGRGFGKALYENGMAHARAQGAETVETCVLAANEDGLRFAGRHGFVEVDRYTLDGEVEEWVDLRLSPVPGGPENDSFNLAGT; the protein is encoded by the coding sequence ATGACTGAGCTTCGGATCTTGCCGGTGGCCGGGGAGGCCATGCTGGAGCAGTGGCGGTACGTGCACAACGTGATCGTTCCGCCGGCCGCCATGTCCGCCGAGGACGCGCGGGAGCGTGCGGGCCGCTACCGGCTGGAGAACGCGTATCTCGGAGAGGACCTGGTCGGGTGTTCCACCGTCCGGCCGCCGGCGGGGGAGGACGCCGCCGCGACCGTGATCGCGAGGGTGCTGCCCGGGTTTCGCGGGCGCGGGTTCGGTAAGGCGCTCTACGAGAACGGAATGGCCCACGCGCGTGCGCAGGGGGCGGAGACGGTCGAGACGTGTGTGCTCGCCGCGAACGAGGACGGGCTGCGGTTCGCCGGCCGCCACGGTTTCGTGGAGGTGGACCGGTACACGCTGGACGGAGAGGTGGAGGAATGGGTCGACCTGCGGCTGAGCCCGGTTCCCGGAGGGCCGGAGAATGATTCCTTCAATCTTGCGGGAACTTGA
- a CDS encoding SIS domain-containing protein produces the protein MSDATPAELFFDAAIGLLRRAREEEADAITAAGTLLADTVAAGGRLFAFGAGHSSLPAQDVVYRAGGLALMNLLAVPGVVGVNVVPATLGSALERVDGLATAVLRTSPLRAGDALVVISLSGRNALPVEMAQGARALGVRVIGVTSVAYATETGSLHASGTFLKDHCDVVLDSKIAVGDAELTLDTVPAPFAPASTVVTAALMQAVMATTAATLAARGIEPPLLRSGNVDGGHDWNGRVMEEYGDRIFHQH, from the coding sequence ATGAGCGACGCCACGCCTGCCGAGCTGTTCTTCGACGCCGCCATCGGCCTGCTGCGGCGGGCTCGTGAGGAGGAGGCCGACGCGATCACCGCGGCCGGCACCCTGCTCGCCGACACCGTCGCGGCCGGCGGACGGCTGTTCGCCTTCGGCGCCGGGCACTCCTCGCTGCCCGCTCAGGACGTCGTCTACCGCGCGGGCGGCCTCGCCCTGATGAACCTGCTCGCCGTCCCCGGAGTCGTCGGCGTCAACGTCGTCCCGGCCACCCTCGGCTCCGCCCTGGAACGCGTCGACGGGCTCGCGACCGCCGTCCTGCGCACGTCGCCCCTGCGCGCCGGTGACGCCCTGGTCGTCATCTCCCTGTCCGGCCGCAACGCGCTGCCCGTGGAGATGGCGCAGGGTGCCCGCGCCCTCGGCGTCAGGGTCATCGGCGTCACCTCGGTCGCCTACGCCACGGAGACCGGCTCCCTGCACGCCTCGGGCACCTTCCTCAAGGACCACTGCGACGTCGTACTGGACTCGAAGATCGCGGTCGGTGACGCCGAACTGACCCTGGACACCGTCCCGGCGCCCTTCGCGCCCGCCTCCACGGTCGTCACCGCCGCCCTGATGCAGGCCGTCATGGCCACCACGGCCGCCACCCTGGCCGCCCGCGGCATCGAGCCCCCGCTGCTGCGCTCCGGCAACGTCGACGGCGGCCACGACTGGAACGGGCGGGTCATGGAGGAGTACGGCGACCGGATCTTCCACCAGCACTGA
- a CDS encoding citrate synthase 2 — protein MSDFVPGLEGVVAFETEIAEPDKEGGALRYRGVDIEDLVGHVSFGNVWGLLVDGAFNPGLPPAEPFPIPVHSGDIRVDVQSALAMLAPVWGLKPLLDIDAEQARDDLARAAVMALSYVAQSARGQGLPMVPQQEIDKAQSVVERFMIRWRGEPDPKHVAAVDAYWTSAAEHGMNASTFTARVIASTGADVAAALSGAVGAMSGPLHGGAPSRVLGMIEEIERTGDAQAYVRKALDRGERLMGFGHRVYRAEDPRARVLRRTARELGAPRFEIAEALEKAALEELHNRRPDRVLATNVEFWAAIMLDFAEVPAHMFTSMFTCARTAGWSAHILEQKRTGRLVRPSATYVGPGTRSPREIEGYAEISD, from the coding sequence ATGTCCGACTTCGTACCCGGACTCGAGGGAGTCGTCGCGTTCGAGACGGAGATCGCCGAGCCGGACAAGGAGGGCGGCGCCCTGCGCTACCGGGGCGTCGACATCGAGGACCTGGTCGGTCACGTCTCGTTCGGCAACGTGTGGGGGCTGCTCGTCGACGGCGCCTTCAACCCCGGTCTGCCGCCCGCCGAGCCGTTCCCGATCCCCGTCCACTCCGGTGACATCCGCGTGGACGTGCAGTCGGCGCTCGCCATGCTGGCCCCCGTGTGGGGGCTGAAGCCGCTGCTGGACATCGACGCCGAACAGGCCCGCGACGACCTCGCCCGCGCCGCCGTCATGGCGCTGTCCTACGTCGCCCAGTCCGCGCGCGGACAGGGGCTGCCGATGGTGCCGCAGCAGGAGATCGACAAGGCGCAGTCGGTCGTCGAGCGGTTCATGATCCGGTGGCGGGGCGAGCCCGACCCGAAGCACGTCGCCGCCGTCGACGCCTACTGGACCTCCGCCGCCGAGCACGGCATGAACGCGTCCACGTTCACCGCGCGGGTCATCGCCTCCACCGGGGCGGACGTCGCCGCCGCGCTGTCCGGCGCGGTCGGCGCGATGTCCGGGCCGCTGCACGGCGGCGCTCCCTCCCGGGTGCTCGGGATGATCGAGGAGATCGAGCGCACCGGGGACGCGCAGGCCTACGTCAGGAAGGCGCTGGACCGCGGGGAGCGGCTGATGGGGTTCGGGCACCGGGTGTACCGGGCCGAGGACCCGCGCGCGAGGGTGCTCCGCCGCACCGCCCGCGAACTGGGCGCCCCGCGCTTCGAGATCGCGGAGGCGCTGGAGAAGGCGGCGCTGGAGGAGCTGCACAACCGGCGCCCGGACCGGGTGCTGGCCACCAACGTGGAGTTCTGGGCCGCGATCATGCTGGACTTCGCGGAGGTGCCGGCGCACATGTTCACCTCCATGTTCACGTGCGCCCGGACCGCCGGCTGGTCCGCGCACATCCTGGAGCAGAAGCGGACGGGGCGGCTGGTGCGGCCCTCCGCGACGTACGTGGGTCCGGGGACGCGCAGCCCGCGGGAGATCGAGGGGTACGCCGAGATCTCCGACTGA
- a CDS encoding TetR/AcrR family transcriptional regulator, which translates to MGGVSTAERDRVPKQDRSRATRQRLLEAAVACLAEHGWAGSTVSVVAERAGVSRGAAQHHFPTREDLFTAAVEYVAEERSSALRDLFPQGAGDRRAVVAALTGLFTGPLFRAALQLWVAASNEEQLRGRVTELESRVGRETHRIAVELLGADESRPGARETVQGFLDMGRGLGLATLLTDDTARRERVVAQWAALLDEALG; encoded by the coding sequence ATGGGTGGTGTGAGCACGGCGGAACGCGACCGCGTGCCCAAGCAGGACCGCAGCCGGGCCACCCGGCAGCGGCTGCTGGAAGCCGCCGTGGCCTGCCTCGCCGAACACGGCTGGGCGGGCTCGACGGTGTCCGTCGTCGCCGAACGCGCCGGCGTCTCCCGCGGGGCCGCGCAGCACCACTTCCCCACCCGCGAGGACCTCTTCACCGCCGCCGTCGAGTACGTCGCCGAGGAACGCTCCAGCGCGCTCAGGGACCTGTTCCCGCAGGGCGCGGGCGACCGCCGGGCCGTCGTCGCCGCCCTGACCGGCCTCTTCACCGGACCCCTCTTCCGCGCGGCCCTCCAGCTGTGGGTGGCGGCGTCCAACGAGGAGCAACTGCGCGGCCGCGTCACCGAGCTGGAGTCCCGGGTCGGCCGCGAGACCCACCGCATCGCCGTCGAACTCCTCGGCGCCGACGAGTCCCGCCCCGGCGCCCGCGAGACCGTCCAGGGCTTCCTCGACATGGGCCGCGGCCTGGGCCTCGCCACCCTCCTCACCGACGACACCGCCCGCCGCGAACGCGTGGTGGCCCAGTGGGCGGCCCTGCTGGACGAGGCGCTGGGCTGA
- a CDS encoding metal-dependent transcriptional regulator: MSGLIDTTEMYLRTILELEEEGVVPMRARIAERLDQSGPTVSQTVARMERDGLVSVASDRHLELTEEGRRLATRVMRKHRLAECLLVDVIGLEWEQVHAEACRWEHVMSEAVERRVLELLRHPTESPYGNPIPGLEELGEKDGADPFLDDSMVSLADLDAGTDGKTVVVRRIGEPIQTDAQLMYTLRRAGVQPGSVVSVTESAGGVLVGSGGEAAELQADVASHVFVAKR; this comes from the coding sequence ATGTCCGGACTGATCGACACCACGGAGATGTATCTCCGCACCATCCTCGAACTCGAAGAGGAAGGCGTTGTCCCCATGCGGGCCCGCATCGCGGAGCGGCTCGACCAGAGCGGGCCGACGGTGAGCCAGACGGTGGCGCGCATGGAGCGCGACGGCCTGGTGTCCGTCGCCAGCGACCGGCATCTGGAACTGACCGAGGAGGGCCGCAGGCTGGCCACGCGGGTGATGCGCAAGCACCGCCTGGCCGAATGCCTGCTGGTCGACGTGATCGGCCTGGAGTGGGAGCAGGTGCACGCGGAGGCGTGCCGCTGGGAGCACGTGATGAGCGAGGCGGTGGAGCGCAGGGTTCTCGAGCTGCTGCGCCACCCGACCGAGTCGCCGTACGGCAACCCGATCCCGGGTCTGGAGGAGCTGGGCGAGAAGGACGGGGCGGACCCGTTCCTGGACGACAGCATGGTGTCGCTGGCCGACCTGGACGCGGGCACCGACGGCAAGACGGTCGTCGTCCGCCGCATCGGCGAGCCGATCCAGACGGACGCCCAGCTGATGTACACGCTGCGGCGGGCGGGCGTGCAGCCCGGCTCGGTGGTGAGCGTGACCGAGTCGGCCGGCGGCGTGCTGGTGGGCAGCGGCGGCGAGGCGGCCGAGCTGCAGGCGGACGTCGCCTCGCACGTGTTCGTCGCCAAGCGCTGA